From the Solibacillus sp. FSL R5-0449 genome, one window contains:
- a CDS encoding YeeE/YedE family protein produces the protein MAITGILCGALLGFVMQRGRFCLTGGFRDMYIAKDNRMFYALLVAIAVQAVGVFLLIEAGAFEYTAGQFPLWATIAGAFIFGIGIIFAGGCATGTWYRAGEGLIGSWIALAFYMLMAAIMKSGPLAQFTVDARTPVVGTDSIADTFGINVWFLVIPFVALVAFIVYRELRKPRVKIPGLKPKKTGLAHILFEKRWNPYVTATLIGLIATLAWPLSAASGRIFGLGITTPSANILQFLVTGDLDIINWGVFLVMGILFGSYFAAKMSGEFRLRTPDTKTVVRSSAGGILMGFGASLAGGCSIGNGLVMTSMMTWSGWVALLFMILGTWTASYFVFVRPSKKRAVARA, from the coding sequence ATGGCAATTACGGGTATCCTATGTGGTGCTCTTTTAGGTTTTGTGATGCAACGTGGACGTTTCTGTTTAACAGGCGGTTTCCGTGACATGTACATCGCAAAAGATAATCGTATGTTTTATGCTTTACTAGTAGCCATTGCAGTTCAAGCGGTAGGGGTATTCCTACTAATTGAGGCAGGGGCGTTTGAATATACAGCAGGTCAGTTCCCATTATGGGCAACAATTGCTGGTGCATTTATTTTCGGTATTGGGATCATTTTTGCTGGGGGCTGTGCAACAGGTACTTGGTATCGTGCAGGTGAAGGCTTAATCGGAAGCTGGATCGCATTAGCATTTTACATGTTGATGGCAGCAATCATGAAATCAGGTCCATTAGCGCAATTCACAGTTGATGCACGTACTCCGGTAGTCGGTACGGATTCAATTGCCGATACATTTGGCATTAATGTCTGGTTTTTAGTCATTCCATTTGTGGCATTGGTGGCGTTCATTGTTTACCGTGAATTACGCAAACCACGTGTGAAAATTCCAGGCTTGAAACCTAAGAAAACAGGCTTGGCACATATTTTATTCGAAAAACGCTGGAACCCTTATGTGACAGCAACTTTAATCGGTTTAATCGCAACATTGGCTTGGCCGTTAAGTGCGGCATCTGGACGAATTTTCGGTTTAGGGATTACAACACCTTCAGCAAACATTCTTCAGTTTTTAGTAACTGGGGATTTAGATATCATCAACTGGGGCGTATTCCTTGTAATGGGTATTTTATTCGGTTCATACTTCGCTGCTAAAATGAGCGGTGAATTCCGATTACGTACACCAGATACAAAAACAGTTGTACGTAGCTCTGCCGGTGGTATTTTAATGGGGTTCGGCGCAAGTCTTGCAGGCGGCTGTTCAATCGGGAACGGTCTTGTAATGACATCTATGATGACTTGGTCAGGATGGGTTGCTTTACTATTCATGATTTTGGGTACTTGGACAGCATCGTATTTCGTATTCGTGCGTCCATCAAAAAAACGTGCAGTAGCGCGTGCTTAA
- a CDS encoding sulfurtransferase TusA family protein: MKKTLEVLGMVCPFPLIEAKEAIKELNTGDELEVQFDCTQGTESIPRWAAEDGHEVTNYEQLGEASWTITIKKK; the protein is encoded by the coding sequence ATGAAAAAAACATTAGAAGTATTAGGTATGGTTTGTCCGTTTCCGTTAATCGAAGCAAAAGAAGCGATTAAAGAGTTAAACACAGGCGATGAGCTGGAAGTACAGTTCGATTGTACTCAAGGTACAGAATCAATTCCACGCTGGGCAGCTGAAGACGGCCATGAAGTAACAAACTACGAACAATTAGGCGAAGCTTCTTGGACAATCACTATTAAGAAAAAATAA
- a CDS encoding penicillin-binding transpeptidase domain-containing protein: MKWISTISKNRLRLIFSAFILFGVIVFIKLFYVQIIQHDKLTELAKSNWDREIPFSSERGEITDRNGKLIVTNELAPTLYFMPTQNDNIEQAANQVAEVLNLDAKKLYEKMNSKSYLVKLAPEAKNISYEQAVKIQELKIDGLYSGVDYDRSYPYGNLLSRLVGFTGYDSQGLAGIEYQYDRLLTSKDAAIKLFTDAKGKPLPHVNDEWREGKQGATVNLTIDVEVQKVIERELSQAMTKYNAEQALAIAMNPKTGEILALSSYPTYDPSKFEEVDSSIYNRNLPVWMTYEPGSTFKIITLSAAVEENVVDLEKDTFFDKGYTMVEGVRLRCWKREGHGEETFLQVVENSCNPGFIELGQRVGADKLMKYIKNFGFGQTTGSNIAGESSGILFSEEAFGPVEHATTSFGQGISVTPIQQVQAVSAAVNGGKLFTPYVVSKVYNPETGEVVLENKPTLKRNVVSEETSKIVRDALESVVANGSGRAAYRDGLRIGGKTGTAQKVENGRYKDGDYIVSFIGFAPANDPEVVVYVAVDSPKGETVFGSTIVAPIVGQIIEDIAPILGIEKDREGQLEKQYRWGDELTERVPNLVGVPVNEIMEMEYPYQIKVHGEGETVKAQLPEPESVLELDGTIHLYLEE; this comes from the coding sequence TTGAAGTGGATTTCAACTATTTCCAAAAATAGATTAAGGTTAATCTTTTCAGCTTTTATTCTTTTTGGGGTTATTGTATTTATCAAACTGTTTTATGTGCAAATTATTCAGCACGATAAATTAACGGAACTTGCAAAATCGAATTGGGATCGTGAAATTCCGTTTTCTTCAGAGCGTGGGGAGATTACGGACCGAAACGGTAAACTTATTGTGACGAATGAATTAGCGCCGACGCTTTATTTTATGCCAACCCAGAATGATAATATTGAACAAGCGGCAAATCAGGTTGCAGAAGTACTTAATTTGGATGCGAAAAAATTATATGAAAAAATGAATTCCAAAAGTTATCTCGTCAAACTTGCACCGGAAGCAAAAAATATTTCATATGAACAAGCTGTTAAAATTCAGGAACTGAAAATTGACGGACTATATAGCGGTGTAGATTATGACAGGAGTTACCCGTACGGGAATCTGTTATCACGGCTGGTCGGATTTACGGGTTATGATTCGCAGGGGCTGGCAGGTATTGAATATCAATATGATAGACTTTTGACTTCCAAAGATGCAGCGATCAAATTGTTTACTGATGCAAAAGGCAAGCCATTACCACATGTAAATGATGAGTGGCGGGAAGGGAAGCAAGGAGCAACGGTAAATTTAACGATTGATGTGGAAGTTCAGAAAGTGATCGAACGAGAATTGTCTCAAGCGATGACAAAATATAATGCGGAACAGGCGCTGGCCATTGCGATGAACCCTAAAACTGGGGAGATATTGGCTCTTTCTTCATACCCTACATACGATCCTTCTAAGTTTGAAGAAGTTGATTCATCTATTTATAACCGGAATTTACCGGTATGGATGACATATGAGCCGGGTTCAACCTTTAAAATTATTACATTGAGTGCTGCTGTTGAAGAAAATGTAGTAGATCTTGAAAAAGATACTTTTTTTGATAAAGGCTATACGATGGTGGAAGGTGTAAGACTTCGCTGTTGGAAGCGGGAAGGTCATGGGGAAGAAACATTTTTACAAGTAGTTGAAAATTCCTGTAACCCTGGATTTATCGAACTGGGGCAGCGAGTTGGTGCTGACAAGTTAATGAAGTACATTAAAAACTTCGGGTTCGGGCAAACAACCGGTTCCAATATTGCCGGAGAGTCATCGGGTATATTATTTTCCGAAGAAGCGTTTGGACCAGTCGAGCATGCCACCACTTCTTTTGGGCAAGGGATATCGGTGACGCCGATTCAACAAGTTCAAGCGGTTTCTGCGGCTGTGAATGGTGGGAAACTCTTTACGCCGTATGTTGTGTCAAAAGTATATAATCCGGAAACGGGAGAAGTCGTCCTGGAAAATAAGCCGACCTTAAAACGCAATGTGGTCAGTGAGGAAACTTCTAAAATTGTAAGAGACGCGCTGGAGTCCGTTGTAGCAAATGGGTCAGGTCGCGCTGCATATCGGGATGGACTTCGCATTGGCGGGAAAACGGGTACTGCCCAAAAAGTAGAAAACGGACGCTATAAAGATGGGGACTATATCGTATCATTTATTGGTTTTGCACCAGCAAATGATCCTGAAGTTGTCGTATATGTAGCGGTTGACAGTCCAAAAGGGGAAACAGTGTTCGGCAGTACAATTGTCGCGCCGATTGTTGGGCAGATTATTGAAGATATCGCACCGATTCTGGGAATAGAAAAAGACCGTGAAGGCCAACTGGAAAAGCAATATCGCTGGGGAGATGAGTTGACGGAGCGCGTACCGAATTTAGTCGGTGTACCTGTCAATGAAATAATGGAGATGGAATATCCTTATCAAATTAAGGTACATGGAGAAGGCGAGACTGTAAAAGCGCAGTTACCGGAGCCGGAAAGTGTATTAGAACTAGATGGCACGATTCATCTTTATTTAGAAGAATAA
- a CDS encoding metal-binding protein ZinT — translation MLAFGFILVGCAENSKEEVKATADDVTEEKAHDHQHEINEKQEKIYNGYFEDEEVQDRPLSDWSGDWQSVYSYLQDGTLDEVFEHKASHENQTFEDIKSYYETGYKTTTNRIVIEDRFITFYDHGHAHKGEYAYDGYEILTYEKGNRGVRFIFKHVGDETGVPAYVQFSDHIIAPQKSGHYHIYWGDDREALLKEVTNWPTYYPSNMDGHEIAHEMIAH, via the coding sequence ATGTTAGCATTTGGCTTTATCCTCGTTGGTTGTGCTGAAAATTCTAAAGAAGAGGTCAAGGCAACTGCGGATGATGTAACAGAAGAAAAGGCTCATGATCATCAACATGAAATTAATGAGAAACAGGAAAAAATTTATAACGGTTATTTTGAAGACGAAGAAGTACAGGACAGACCATTAAGCGATTGGAGCGGCGACTGGCAATCGGTCTACTCTTATTTGCAAGATGGCACTTTGGATGAAGTATTTGAACATAAGGCTTCCCATGAAAACCAAACATTTGAGGATATTAAATCTTATTATGAAACTGGCTATAAGACTACTACGAACCGAATTGTCATTGAAGATCGTTTTATTACATTTTATGATCATGGTCACGCGCATAAAGGAGAATACGCATATGATGGTTATGAAATTTTAACCTATGAAAAAGGTAATCGCGGTGTCCGGTTTATTTTCAAACATGTCGGCGATGAAACAGGCGTCCCCGCTTATGTTCAGTTCAGTGACCATATTATCGCACCTCAAAAATCAGGGCATTACCACATCTACTGGGGAGATGATCGTGAAGCCTTATTAAAAGAAGTAACGAATTGGCCAACCTATTATCCTTCAAATATGGATGGCCATGAGATTGCACACGAGATGATAGCACATTAA
- a CDS encoding DUF2332 domain-containing protein, translating into MKDLVTAFTRFASHETKNNSPLYEYWSMRIQTDEQLLNLIMHIPKLQPKPNLFFGAVQYLSAQTETPLKQLFENPNVVDLEESFQLLTDFCTQHSDELLKLFQTKSVQTNEVQRASYLYPIFSEIAEEAKLPLTLMEIGTSAGLLLNLDGYRYEIEQEPPISFGNENSPLTLFAKNYGTPLTSVKNLNILHRIGIDLNIIDLQDSDEYLWLKSLIWPEQILRKENLDQAKAIHRQYPKLLLTGDFRKLIPSLFESHEFKNSQIIIFHTHVANQFSATLKSELLTLLQQLSHIQSIYHVYNNMEDKDLHVDFIDAGITKTIKILQNTDGHGKFFCWN; encoded by the coding sequence GTGAAAGATTTAGTAACCGCCTTCACACGTTTCGCCAGCCATGAAACCAAAAACAATAGCCCGCTTTACGAATATTGGTCGATGAGGATTCAAACAGACGAGCAGCTGTTAAATCTTATTATGCATATACCGAAGTTACAGCCGAAGCCTAATTTATTTTTTGGGGCTGTGCAGTATTTATCAGCTCAAACTGAAACGCCGTTAAAACAACTATTCGAAAATCCCAATGTAGTAGATTTGGAAGAAAGCTTTCAGTTGCTCACTGACTTCTGTACACAGCATTCCGATGAACTGTTAAAGTTGTTTCAGACAAAATCCGTTCAAACAAATGAAGTACAGCGGGCCAGCTATCTTTACCCGATCTTTTCGGAAATCGCGGAAGAAGCAAAACTTCCGTTAACATTAATGGAAATCGGGACAAGTGCAGGACTATTGCTTAATTTGGATGGGTATCGGTATGAAATAGAACAAGAACCGCCGATTTCATTTGGCAATGAAAATAGCCCGCTTACTCTTTTTGCAAAAAACTATGGTACTCCTCTAACTTCAGTGAAAAACCTGAACATATTACACCGCATCGGGATTGATTTAAATATTATTGATTTACAAGATTCGGATGAATATTTATGGCTGAAAAGTCTAATTTGGCCTGAACAAATTTTACGCAAAGAAAATTTAGATCAAGCAAAGGCGATTCACCGGCAATACCCCAAGCTTTTACTGACCGGGGATTTCAGAAAACTTATTCCCTCTCTATTTGAATCTCATGAATTTAAAAATAGCCAGATAATTATTTTCCACACACATGTCGCAAATCAGTTTTCCGCTACATTAAAATCAGAATTATTGACACTTCTTCAGCAACTAAGCCATATTCAAAGCATTTATCATGTCTACAACAATATGGAGGATAAAGATTTACATGTCGATTTCATTGATGCAGGTATTACTAAAACCATCAAGATACTTCAAAATACAGATGGACACGGGAAGTTTTTTTGTTGGAATTAA
- a CDS encoding LysR family transcriptional regulator codes for MDIKWLKSFIAVVEEGSFRAAAEKLYISQPSITVHMKLLEEHLQVQLFRREHTKVKVSAIGEKYYPMAKKLVAQIEASTKEIHLEALHPAVPLIISVSPALLYTNLLERIHDFIEENQQYNVEIVMEDQILLKSAIKEQRIDVALGLHKFISKDFHSERIDRSPLKLVHSSKLQLTEKQLDLQLKALFAEHPLYIGYLNEHTPVVEYLNSEYVIKKFHKIKDVIFAIKLIKEGLGIGLLPESLISDEIEADMLRVVDIGPIATIYPVDIYMSHLRNSAKVSPLTGFIRQMSH; via the coding sequence ATGGATATAAAATGGCTGAAATCGTTTATTGCGGTTGTTGAGGAAGGGAGTTTTCGAGCGGCTGCAGAAAAACTGTATATTTCCCAGCCGAGTATTACTGTACATATGAAATTATTAGAGGAGCATTTACAGGTCCAATTGTTTCGCCGAGAACATACAAAGGTAAAGGTATCGGCAATTGGCGAAAAATATTACCCGATGGCAAAAAAACTTGTGGCTCAAATAGAAGCAAGTACAAAAGAGATTCACCTGGAAGCCCTGCATCCGGCTGTACCATTAATAATTTCTGTCTCACCGGCGTTGCTTTATACGAATCTATTAGAACGAATACATGACTTTATTGAAGAAAATCAACAATATAATGTAGAAATTGTAATGGAAGATCAAATCCTTTTAAAGAGCGCGATTAAAGAACAGCGAATAGATGTAGCATTAGGTTTACATAAATTCATTTCTAAAGACTTTCATTCGGAGCGCATTGACCGTTCTCCATTAAAACTGGTCCATTCTTCTAAGTTACAGCTTACGGAAAAGCAGTTGGATTTACAGCTTAAAGCACTTTTTGCTGAGCATCCGCTTTATATAGGGTATTTAAATGAACATACCCCTGTAGTTGAATATTTAAATAGTGAGTACGTTATTAAGAAATTCCACAAAATAAAAGATGTTATTTTTGCTATTAAATTGATTAAGGAAGGTTTAGGCATCGGGCTATTGCCAGAAAGTTTGATTTCAGATGAGATTGAAGCGGATATGTTAAGGGTAGTGGATATAGGACCTATTGCAACGATTTATCCGGTAGATATTTATATGAGCCATTTAAGAAATTCGGCTAAAGTTAGTCCTTTAACGGGTTTTATACGACAAATGAGCCATTGA
- a CDS encoding DUF2691 family protein has translation MRGLSFEIPNEYGRYLYEILEDINIEIYFWKAGDGEAYYIENNQLGAAMFPQPFTYTGEDLYNQITAKDYYVIFTDLKAFKEHTAVQDIFTYEDFLVSQCEIVLLIVDSSYVTIYAKDEHVIDCIYKKAVQNGYENIEYITDENDLRTTLTSF, from the coding sequence ATGAGAGGTTTGTCTTTTGAAATACCGAACGAATACGGCCGTTATTTATATGAAATTTTAGAGGACATCAACATCGAAATTTACTTTTGGAAGGCAGGTGACGGAGAGGCATATTATATTGAAAACAATCAGCTAGGAGCTGCAATGTTTCCGCAGCCTTTTACATATACCGGTGAAGACCTTTACAACCAAATCACTGCAAAGGACTATTATGTAATATTTACAGACTTAAAAGCATTTAAAGAACATACAGCTGTGCAGGACATATTTACATATGAAGATTTTCTAGTGAGTCAATGTGAAATCGTCCTGTTAATCGTTGATAGTTCCTATGTAACAATCTATGCAAAAGATGAGCATGTAATTGATTGTATTTATAAAAAAGCGGTTCAGAATGGATACGAAAATATTGAATACATTACAGATGAAAATGACCTTCGCACAACATTGACCTCATTTTGA
- a CDS encoding dynamin family protein — translation MTMFDEKIQGLLQQSALQYIIYKKNEDTERIEKLHLFARKLLQKEFVIGFAGHFSAGKSSMINALSGENILATSPIPTSANIVKVHKSDEDFAILYLHNEKPVKFEAGYDIKQVKELSKNGELVSQIEIGHSTSSLPEGVTVMDTPGVDSTDDAHAMSTESALHIADMVFYTMDYNHVQSELNFQFTKQLMKYNPNVYLIVNQIDKHREAELSFEDFKQSVHNSFAAWGVYPKNIFFTSLREKELPNNDFDQVKKIVMDSMNDWQEQLISTAENTLTKLQHEHEAYLEEEKQDRFTTYAEFVSEDDWQHREDILEQYEKLTRQTELFSFDVFDKQFDEKRKDLLANAAIMPADVRDKLRAYLESQQEDFKVGGLFTAKKKTAEEKSRRQEEAYASFNHVVQSQISGHIKAMMKQALKDVGALNDERAASIDNKEFNFPFSIIEDQVQKSAVITGDAVLNFANRVSDATKRYFIQTTDAWKLEQKDTLEQVAREAAAPVKLKINAMSEKVHALQHIMQIEKFQAFSSTLMKQVSNEIRAESKIYLENWKREHEQALKDIRPFDESMLQLKDQETELAAEQTQEKAGSGLNVDKVTEKALKTAHIIKDVQGFKEVSSFLTKKVERLQKRDFTIALFGAFSAGKSSFSNALMGERVLPVSPNPTTAAINKIRPVTPEHPHETADVHLKNEAQLLEDIQGSYAAIGLQVSSLKEAYDRAEEGLAVPLTDERLNVHKSFIRAYSEGYETFITKLGTTLRVNRHDFEKYVAQENRSCFVDNIDFYFDSPLTRMGVTLVDTPGADSINARHTGVAFDYIRNADAILFITYYNHAFAKADREFLIQLGRVKDAFELDKMFFIVNAIDLASTMEEEEEVKGYVRSELQRFGIRFPRLYGVSSLLALKEKQDQLEHQSGMAPFEDAFHHFLNDELMGIAVQALQEEVDKTEARLNDLITQTEENLKRKDERLDELAHLEKLVRSKFQSTQTAMLESETKQELDELLYYVLQRVYYRYPDFYRESYNPSTFAQMPAQQALQTALKEVLQALSFDFAQELRVTNFRLAQFVEKKMKELFKDEARELKELNPSFAFLSYESKEPEILDFTGPFTDSTPYEGVKSHFKNVKAFFEKNEKEQLRDALEKLTKPDAQSYLDVEKAKIMEWAGSYIAIEAEGLRQHMLEQAVEQIETERLLLQEENRLAVWKDIYAQLQA, via the coding sequence ATGACGATGTTTGACGAGAAAATTCAGGGATTGTTACAGCAATCGGCATTACAATACATAATTTATAAAAAAAATGAAGATACAGAACGAATTGAAAAACTTCATTTATTTGCACGCAAGCTTTTACAAAAGGAATTTGTTATCGGGTTTGCCGGTCACTTTTCTGCAGGTAAATCGAGTATGATCAATGCGCTTTCTGGAGAAAACATTTTGGCGACAAGTCCAATTCCGACAAGTGCGAACATCGTAAAAGTGCATAAATCTGATGAAGATTTTGCGATTCTATATTTGCACAATGAAAAGCCGGTAAAATTTGAAGCGGGCTATGATATTAAGCAAGTAAAAGAACTGAGCAAAAACGGTGAATTGGTATCACAAATTGAAATTGGACACAGTACATCGAGCTTGCCTGAAGGGGTAACGGTGATGGATACTCCGGGTGTTGACTCAACAGACGATGCACATGCAATGAGTACTGAATCTGCATTGCATATTGCCGATATGGTATTTTACACAATGGACTACAACCATGTGCAATCAGAACTGAATTTCCAATTTACTAAGCAATTGATGAAATACAATCCAAATGTATATTTAATCGTCAATCAAATCGACAAACACCGCGAAGCTGAATTATCATTTGAAGATTTTAAACAATCTGTTCACAACTCGTTTGCAGCTTGGGGTGTTTACCCGAAAAATATTTTCTTCACTTCACTGCGTGAAAAAGAGCTTCCGAACAACGATTTTGATCAAGTAAAGAAAATCGTCATGGATTCGATGAACGACTGGCAGGAACAATTAATTTCAACTGCAGAAAATACGCTAACAAAGCTTCAGCATGAGCATGAAGCGTATTTGGAAGAAGAAAAGCAGGATCGCTTCACTACATATGCTGAATTCGTTTCTGAAGACGACTGGCAGCATCGTGAAGATATTTTAGAGCAATATGAAAAGCTGACACGTCAAACAGAACTATTCTCGTTTGATGTATTTGATAAGCAGTTCGATGAAAAACGTAAAGACTTGCTTGCCAATGCGGCGATTATGCCGGCGGATGTACGTGATAAATTACGTGCTTATTTAGAAAGTCAGCAAGAGGACTTCAAAGTTGGCGGACTGTTTACAGCGAAAAAGAAAACAGCAGAAGAGAAATCACGACGTCAGGAAGAAGCATATGCAAGCTTTAATCATGTTGTCCAATCTCAAATTAGCGGTCATATTAAAGCAATGATGAAACAAGCATTAAAAGATGTTGGTGCATTGAACGACGAGCGTGCCGCAAGTATTGACAATAAGGAATTTAATTTCCCATTCTCGATTATTGAAGATCAAGTACAAAAGAGCGCGGTCATAACGGGCGATGCGGTATTAAATTTTGCAAATCGTGTATCGGATGCGACAAAGCGTTACTTTATTCAAACAACGGATGCGTGGAAGCTAGAGCAAAAAGATACATTGGAACAGGTTGCGCGTGAAGCGGCAGCACCAGTTAAGCTTAAAATTAATGCTATGTCTGAAAAGGTGCATGCACTTCAGCATATTATGCAAATCGAGAAATTCCAGGCATTCAGCAGCACATTGATGAAACAAGTTTCCAATGAAATTCGTGCGGAATCCAAAATTTATTTGGAAAACTGGAAGCGTGAACATGAGCAGGCATTGAAAGATATCCGTCCATTTGATGAGTCGATGTTACAATTGAAAGACCAGGAAACAGAACTTGCTGCTGAACAGACGCAGGAAAAAGCAGGTTCAGGTTTGAATGTTGATAAAGTAACGGAAAAAGCATTGAAGACGGCGCATATTATTAAAGATGTACAAGGCTTCAAAGAAGTGTCCAGCTTCCTGACAAAAAAAGTGGAACGTCTGCAAAAACGCGACTTTACGATTGCCTTATTCGGTGCGTTCAGTGCGGGTAAATCAAGCTTTTCAAATGCCTTGATGGGTGAGCGTGTTTTACCAGTATCACCAAACCCGACGACAGCAGCGATTAACAAAATTCGTCCTGTCACACCGGAACATCCCCATGAAACAGCCGATGTTCATCTGAAGAATGAAGCGCAGCTGCTGGAAGATATTCAAGGCTCGTATGCAGCGATTGGCCTTCAAGTATCATCACTGAAAGAAGCGTATGATCGTGCAGAAGAAGGGCTGGCAGTTCCATTAACAGATGAGCGTCTGAATGTCCATAAATCATTTATCCGTGCATATTCGGAAGGTTATGAAACATTTATCACTAAACTAGGCACAACATTACGTGTTAACCGTCATGATTTTGAAAAATACGTAGCCCAGGAAAACCGCTCTTGTTTCGTGGACAATATCGATTTCTACTTTGATTCACCACTAACACGTATGGGCGTAACATTAGTAGACACACCGGGTGCCGATTCGATCAACGCGCGTCACACTGGTGTAGCATTCGATTATATTCGAAATGCCGACGCCATTCTTTTCATTACGTACTACAACCATGCATTCGCAAAAGCGGACCGTGAGTTCTTAATCCAGCTAGGACGTGTAAAAGATGCATTTGAACTGGATAAAATGTTCTTTATCGTAAATGCGATTGACTTGGCTTCTACAATGGAAGAAGAGGAAGAAGTAAAAGGTTATGTTCGTTCAGAACTTCAGAGATTCGGTATTCGTTTCCCAAGACTGTACGGAGTATCGAGCTTACTGGCCTTAAAAGAAAAGCAGGATCAGCTTGAACATCAGTCAGGTATGGCACCATTTGAAGATGCATTCCATCACTTCCTGAATGATGAACTGATGGGCATTGCGGTACAGGCACTTCAAGAAGAAGTGGATAAAACAGAAGCACGCCTGAATGATTTAATTACACAAACCGAAGAAAACCTGAAGCGTAAAGATGAGCGTCTTGATGAATTGGCTCATTTGGAAAAGCTTGTGCGTTCCAAATTCCAATCAACGCAGACAGCCATGCTTGAAAGTGAAACAAAACAGGAACTGGATGAACTGTTATACTATGTACTGCAACGGGTGTACTACCGCTATCCGGACTTCTACCGTGAAAGCTATAATCCGTCCACTTTCGCGCAAATGCCTGCTCAGCAAGCATTGCAAACAGCTTTAAAAGAAGTGCTTCAAGCATTGAGCTTTGACTTCGCACAGGAATTGCGTGTAACGAATTTCCGCTTAGCTCAATTTGTTGAGAAGAAAATGAAGGAATTGTTCAAAGATGAGGCACGTGAATTAAAAGAATTGAACCCAAGCTTTGCATTTTTAAGCTATGAATCAAAAGAGCCGGAGATTTTAGATTTCACTGGTCCATTTACGGATTCTACACCATATGAAGGCGTAAAATCACACTTTAAAAATGTGAAGGCATTCTTTGAAAAGAATGAAAAAGAGCAATTGCGTGATGCCTTGGAAAAATTAACAAAACCAGATGCACAAAGTTATCTGGATGTGGAAAAGGCTAAAATTATGGAGTGGGCCGGCAGCTATATCGCCATTGAGGCAGAAGGATTGCGCCAGCATATGCTTGAACAGGCAGTCGAGCAAATTGAAACAGAACGTTTGTTACTTCAAGAAGAAAATCGCTTAGCTGTTTGGAAAGATATTTACGCGCAACTACAAGCGTAA
- a CDS encoding sulfurtransferase: MTNIFVTANRMERTGRLIDTRFDMSNLESGRKMYEEGHIEGAVYWDLNTDLSDLTKEEGRHPLPEKKQLQALFEKHGLNYNDAIYIYDQGAAAYATRAWWILHYAGFKHAYVVNGGFEALKDAGFPVTTEIPEFKESKLDLQWNDDILLKRQDIMHIIEGKRKATLIDARAPERYRGETEPFDKVAGHIPTAKNYDWEQLRNGSELVITSSLLQQVPKDEEVVVYCGSGVTATPVYTVLKEAGYQNIKIYMAGYSDWVNHHSVEK; this comes from the coding sequence ATGACGAATATTTTTGTGACCGCAAATCGAATGGAAAGAACAGGTCGTTTGATCGATACTAGATTTGATATGAGCAATTTAGAGTCAGGCAGAAAGATGTATGAAGAGGGCCATATTGAAGGGGCGGTATACTGGGATTTAAATACCGATCTGTCGGATTTAACAAAAGAAGAAGGCAGACACCCGCTTCCGGAAAAGAAGCAGCTTCAGGCTTTGTTTGAAAAGCATGGATTGAATTACAATGATGCCATCTATATTTATGATCAAGGTGCAGCAGCATACGCAACACGTGCATGGTGGATATTGCATTATGCAGGCTTCAAGCATGCCTATGTTGTAAATGGCGGCTTTGAAGCACTGAAGGATGCAGGATTCCCTGTAACGACAGAAATCCCTGAATTTAAGGAAAGTAAGCTTGATTTACAATGGAATGACGATATTTTACTAAAGCGTCAGGACATTATGCACATTATTGAAGGAAAACGAAAAGCGACATTAATCGATGCCCGCGCACCGGAACGTTACCGTGGTGAGACAGAACCGTTTGATAAAGTGGCAGGACATATACCGACAGCTAAAAACTATGATTGGGAACAGCTGCGCAATGGCTCGGAACTCGTTATTACTTCATCTCTTCTTCAACAAGTTCCAAAAGATGAGGAAGTAGTTGTCTATTGCGGATCAGGTGTTACAGCGACACCGGTATATACTGTGTTGAAGGAAGCAGGCTATCAAAATATAAAAATCTATATGGCAGGCTATAGTGATTGGGTAAATCATCATTCTGTCGAGAAATAA